A window from Manduca sexta isolate Smith_Timp_Sample1 chromosome 24, JHU_Msex_v1.0, whole genome shotgun sequence encodes these proteins:
- the LOC115450260 gene encoding uncharacterized protein LOC115450260 encodes MGQDYYLQPPRTQLFYTILGHISTIFGTCQMEWWGPQYKISKWLAWLYFLQRHSVRTFGKVVCLSQSVFMVLNFNTLSSSVLIVILTITPVGYLVAVKAETAKLKSYEKVMKAFMDKIHIYNCYVRNKDSEYVKTKVKQVEFLSRFTTWFLTFFLYICWSAWMLQPTLYNIRNIDAILNKTQDFQYYIYLWTPLEYHHNLRNYLIIHTVCVYLGVTAITVIITFDCLNMIIVYHIVGHIYILKHNFRTKLADDFTDEKAKEFLVDTIKYHSFIITTFKNVQNAFGINVAANYLQNLFEDGLCLYQMMKGDMENFVKYGLMLVIYLGSLIMLSVVLEEIKRQNSDLSEVVYSIPWQRMSVSNQKTVMLLLFRTQPDLEFRAACGMKAGVQPALSIIKSMFSYYVMIKSRM; translated from the exons ATGGGGCAGGATTActattt ACAACCACCAAGAACCCAATTATTCTACACAATATTAGGGCACATATCTACTATATTCGGAACATGTCAGATGGAATGGTGGGGTCCACAATACAAGATATCAAAATGGTTAGCGTGGCTTTACTTCTTGCAGAGACATTCTGTAAGAACATTCGGTAAGGTGGTATGCCTATCGCAAAGTGTGTTCATGGTGCTAAACTTCAATACGTTGAGTTCTTCTGTACTCATAGTTATTTTAACTATAACTCCTGTCGGCTATTTAGTGGCg GTAAAAGCAGAAACGGCAAAGTTAAAGAGTTATGAGAAAGTTATGAAAGCATTCATGGacaaaattcatatttacaaCTGTTACGTGAGGAACAAAGACTCGGAGTATGTGAAAACG aaagtGAAACAAGTTGAATTTTTGTCGCGTTTCACCACCTGGTTTCTAACATTCTTTCTCTACATTTGCTGGAGTGCTTGGATGCTTCAACCAACGCTGTACAACATAAGGAACATTgatgcaattttaaataaaactcaggattttcaatattatatatatttgtggaCGCCTCTTGAATATCATCACAATCTTCGAAATTACTTGATAATTCACACTGTGTGCGTATATCTAGGAGTAACAGCCATAACAGTTATTATAACGTTTGACTGTCTAAATATGATAATAGTGTACCATATAGTTGGCCACATCTATATTCTGAAACATAATTTTCGAACGAAATTAGCCGATGATTTTACCGATGAAAAGGCGAAAGAGTTCCTTGTTGATACTATCAAGTATCATTCTTTCATAATTAC GACCTTTAAAAATGTGCAGAACGCTTTTGGAATAAACGTCGCGGcaaattatttgcaaaatttatttgaagatgGGCTATGTTTGTATCAAATGATGAAAGGc GATATGGAAAATTTTGTTAAGTATGGATTGATGTTGGTGATTTATTTAGGCAGTCTCATTATGTTGTCGGTGGTGTTGGAAGAAATAAAGCGTCAA aataGCGACTTATCGGAAGTAGTTTACAGTATACCGTGGCAAAGGATGTCTGTGTCGAATCAAAAGACAGTAATGCTGTTGTTGTTCAGAACACAGCCGGATCTTGAATTCCGCGCCGCGTGTGGTATGAAAGCCGGGGTCCAGCCAGCTCTGTcg ATAATCAAATCTATGTTTTCATACTACGTCATGATTAAATCTAGAATGTAA
- the LOC115450261 gene encoding uncharacterized protein LOC115450261 has product MMDELYLQQPPKKQLFYKVLSFTLSIAGLYWYELWDYKFPKLVKFFLCIVHYTVIIFTPICVTLQMLYIYTRWNNIAFSTHGTIFTIVPITFLILTKVLSAQKESYRRLMKTFLQEIHLCNFGSNSYMKQRAVEVEKYSRYLATFFFVFLVVDWALWTIVPIVFNLKNSKAIENKEIPLKTCFYMWLPFDYEHEYKYWVITHIANSTLIALGCIVVTSYDTINYSIVFHLIGHIKSLKHLIKTNISQNLSDDETKRGLVEVIRYHCFVLKIFGEIERAFGINVTGNYLYNLIADSLLLYHLMLGDKENKLMYGVMLLVFMGGLIVMTLILEEVRRQTFDIPQTVYDMPWEKMSVSNQKIVVIMLARTQPTLEYKSAGGLKAGVNPTIQIIKSTFSYYVMLKSSL; this is encoded by the exons ATGATGGACGAGTTATACCTTCA aCAACCACCCAAAAAGCAGCTTTTTTATAAAGTCCTCTCCTTCACTCTTTCAATAGCGGGTCTCTATTGGTATGAATTGTGGGATTACAAGTTTCCTAAATTGGTGAAATTCTTTCTTTGCATCGTGCACTATACGGTTATTATCTTCACCCCGATTTGCGTTACATTACAAATGTTGTATATTTACACCCGTTGGAACAACATTGCCTTTTCCACTCATGGTACTATATTTACCATTGTACCCATAACGTTTTTGATATTG ACAAAAGTATTGTCAGCTCAAAAGGAATCTTACAGACGCTTGATGAAAACATTTTTGCAAGAAATTCACTTGTGCAATTTCGGTTCAAATTCTTACATGAAACAA AGGGCTGTGGAGGTCGAAAAATATTCAAGATATCTAGCAACTTTCTTCTTTGTGTTCCTCGTCGTAGATTGGGCTCTGTGGACGATTGTGCCCATAGTCTTCAACTTGAAGAACAGCAAAGCTATAGAAAATAAGGAAATACCATTAAAAACCTGCTTTTATATGTGGTTACCATTTGATTACGAACACGAGTATAAATATTGGGTCATTACTCATATTGCAAATTCCACACTCATCGCTCTTGGTTGTATTGTAGTCACTTCTTATGATACAATAAACTATTCTATCGTTTTTCATCTAATTGGCCATATTAAGTCTTTAAAGCATTTAATCAAGACAAATATATCTCAAAATTTGAGTGATGATGAGACGAAACGCGGGCTTGTTGAAGTAATTAGATatcattgttttgtattaaa AATTTTCGGTGAAATAGAAAGAGCATTTGGCATAAATGTTACTGGGAACTATTTATACAATTTGATTGCCGATAGTCTGTTGCTATATCATTTGATGCTTGGA GATAAGGAAAATAAGCTGATGTACGGTGTGATGCTGCTAGTCTTCATGGGCGGACTTATTGTTATGACTTTAATTTTGGAAGAAGTACGTAGACAG ACCTTTGATATTCCACAAACCGTATACGACATGCCATGGGAGAAAATGTCTGTATCTAACCAGAAGATAGTAGTAATTATGCTTGCTCGAACTCAACCCACGCTCGAATATAAAAGCGCCGGAGGTTTAAAAGCAGGAGTTAATCCTACTATACAA ATTATAAAATCTACGTTCTCATACTACGTGATGTTAAAATCAAGCTTGTAA